The following proteins are co-located in the Macadamia integrifolia cultivar HAES 741 chromosome 3, SCU_Mint_v3, whole genome shotgun sequence genome:
- the LOC122074339 gene encoding protein FAR1-RELATED SEQUENCE 5-like, whose amino-acid sequence MEDPITTHSEINMVFNSEQEAYDFYNGYGGTKGFSVRRDWEHKSIKDNKTITSRVFVCNKQGKKKLDKRDDNIVKPRTEIRTDYLARMRIKLNIDGMYNCIEFVEEHNHELHLPSTRNVSEFHAFEIDLADDSGIRPKDMFKYMSRDAGGNRALGT is encoded by the coding sequence ATGGAAGATCCAATAACTACACATAGTGAGATTAATATGGTGTTTAATTCTGAACAAGAGGCATATGATTTCTACAATGGATATGGAGGAACAAAGGGGTTTAGTGTTAGAAGAGATTGGGAACATAAGAGTATCAAAGATAACAAGACCATTACATCAAGGGTATTTGTATGTAAtaaacaaggaaaaaagaaactagaCAAGAGAGATGATAACATTGTCAAGCCTCGAACGGAGATAAGAACTGATTATCTCGCACGGATGAGAATtaaattgaatattgatgggATGTACAATTGCATTGAATTTGTTGAAGAACACAATCATGAACTTCACTTGCCATCTACTAGGAATGTTTCTGAATTTCATGCATTTGAAATTGATCTCGCAGATGACTCTGGTATTAGACCTAAGGACATGTTTAAGTACATGAGTAGGGATGCAGGTGGCAACAGAGCATTGGGCACCTAA